tgcccagtcttagttatttacatagtaggtgtgcatgcaacctaattataataaggagcgcgtgttgcgcgtgcgagggacttgctggaggctggcttacgatatgggggctggtgcccacgtggttaattcctcagatgacacagtgaggtcggtgtcactctgacgtggtttactccaacacagtagggcgtgcacctaattataatattaagaaaggcatgtggcagggatggcttaccagatggagtcgtgaaagtgggctggtgcccacgtggttaattcctcagatgatacagtgaggtcggtatctgtgggctggcgctcacgAGGTTTAaccctaattaacattcgcaagagcgggatggggcggggacgggggcggtcttgtttgttgatgctaaatacgctagctagcgtatctagcaattgttttgctagataggcactgctagGTGGGCTACATTTCTAGACTActtacgcatctgcaaaatcagcttcaactttcgctccgccatcattatttacgtgaaaatgggatgtttcgtcgctaacgttaggcctagttaagatcgtgataccaggaaaatagcaagaaagacgacccttatacgtaggattttgcattatataattgcattttatttatacatacatctttgctcctttttgattcaatgtacttacattacgtgatataaaacttcataccggctgtcgtctgctacgaaggcGCGGTTGTTACCGcaatcctggccaatcactggCAATAACAGCACGGTAGGAGCTAGTTTAAGGCTATACTGGCTATGTACGAGATGACAAAATTAGTGCAATTCGTAGTTGGTGAAAACGGCAGGGCATTTGAAGCCCCGCGAAAACGACGCTAGGAAACATTTGGAAAACATTACCATACCTGAGTATGCTAGCCACAGTTACTTTTCATAATTACTTTAACCACAAGTGGCAActacttagttactttttttttatttagaacATACTATCAGCCACTACAATATCTATCATTACATATCTGCCACTACAATAGGAATGTCAGCAGAACAAAGATACaacgaaaagagagagagagaagatacAATGTAATATAATTCTACTCAAAAAAATTATCTAATGCTGACATGAAAGTGTCAACGCTAGCACAGTTTATCACAAATAAAGGTAACCGGTTCCACTCGCGAATGgtacgagggaaaaatgaataaCGGAAGCAATCAGAGTGAAAACTGAACTCAGTGAAAAGTTTATCATGAGCTCGCCGAAGTGGGCGACCGACCAGCGGTTGCAGATACTTTGACCTGTCGATACTTAACATACCACTGTGAATTTTAGAGAGAAATTTCAGTCGGTTCATGTCAAGCCGTTTAGACATAGTTGGAATACCAGCCCTAATACGTAATCAAGAAACAGACACTATCGAACGATACTCATTGTAGATGATGCACAAAGCTCTATTCTGCATTTTTTCAATTTTCTGCATTGCGGACTTAGTGTACGGATGCCAGACAGGGCCTGCGTACTCCACAATGGGTAAAACTAACATTTTGTATGCAATAAGTTTCGTGCCCGGTGTAGCGTGTCTTAGCGACCGTTTAAGAAAACAAAGCTTTTTGAATGCTTTATCAGCTATGATGTCCACATGTAAATTATATGACATATTTGACTCAATACGGACACCGAGGTACTTGAAATTAATGACACGATTCAATAGGACACCATTAATAGAGTAATCGTAGAGACTTCCGCTTTCTACGACAGACACTAATCATAACACTTTTTCCGATATTAAAAGACATTTGCCATTCGTCACACCACTTAGCAACATCCGCGATACAACTGTTAAGTTTGATTTGATCTGCAACGTCCATTATCTCGGTATAAATTACTGCATCATCAGCATAAAGTTGCATCCCTTTGTCACATAGACTTGTCAGGTTATAAATATAAAGAAGAAACAATAACGGACCCAAAACGGAACCCTGAGGTACTCCGGACGCAACTGGCAGTGCACAAGATCCACCCTCTGATAAGTGTGTAGTGGGAGCGGCCCGTAAAGTAGGCCCAAAGCCAGTTCAAACTTTGGTCGTTAAAGAGGTTAAAGAGGGAAACCCTGTCGAAAGCCTTAGATAAATCTAAGAAGATTAAGTCCACCTGTCCGTTACGATCAATGACTGATGATAAGTCAAATGTTAATTCAGTAAGTTGTGTTACCGTCGACAAGCCTTAATAAGCCTTTCGTAATTGACTTATTAGTTTTCGCATTCTCCGCTGTTTTGATCGAGAAAAATACCCGaagtgaactttttttttcacatttccATGGTCATTCGACCTTTCACCAGTGCGCCTTTCGCTTTCACTGAAATAGCTGACAAATACGACACCGAACATGAAGCGAAAATGGATGCGCTTGTGGATCGAAATTCCTCTGGACTAACTGAAACAGCTTGACATTAAGCGAAATAACACGTTCTCGTAGAAATTCCTCTCAACCCCACACTACCCGGCAACACACGAGCTGTTCATCTCACAATATCATGCTCAGATTGACACAGTAGCTGTTCCTATGTCGGTGGTTTTTCCACGCAAGCCCGATAATTGATCGCAATGACGGCACGCAGAACAAACAGTCATTCAGGATTATATTTTTCTATTTTCTGATTCGATTCGCAGTTTTGCCAGTAGAAAATCAGGGACGCTGCAGATTGCGGGTAAAATGTGGATGCACCCGTACGGCGTCCGCGTGTACACCAGTATCACACGCCGGATGCGGGTACGAATTTACTTACCCGCACTCACCCCTACACATGATCCCGTCTGCTTTGGAAATCAAAATATCATTCGTGCACGCTATTAACGTCAAAGTGAAACCCAACTTCTTCACTCTAACACAGCGTCTGTGAAGGAGACGATACCAGCTATACTACTACCTCGCTTCCTCATAGGCATACGACGGCCCTAACGCTCTCGCGCATCTTagcagaggaaagaaagaagaaaaaaaaacgaaatcgAAGCCATCGCGAAGTTTAGGTGACTTCACCAAAAATGTAACTATCTTAGCCGACTTCCGCTGAAACGTAACGCGTCGCTGTTTTCTCCAAATCGTTGTTCCCTAAAATGacgttcgctaaaacgaggcTCGCTAAACGGATGGGCTCCCACTTTGGGCACGTTGGCGTGCAAAAGGATTCAGCACAGTATATTCATAAAGTTCTAAAAGTGATAATATAACTGCATATGAAACAAGACATTTATTTGACTCAAAAACGCGTTCCACAGAATGTTGCTTTTCATGCACGCAAAAGCATGCTTAGGTTCTCAATGATAGAAACGGCAGCAGTCATTGTGCAATCTCGACCCGCATGTTACGAATTCTATATTTGATTTATAATGTCCGAGAAGCCTGATAGGTGTTACATCAACAACCATTCTAGAAATATATCGAGTCACTGAAATACATAAAATAGAATCACCTGGTACAATAAACGACTTCTCTAACGGGATCACACGGAAATAATACTGAAAAATCATTGGTTGTCCAGAATATGGAAGTCTGGCGTCGAGTCATTCCGAAACTACTCCCGATCTGCAATTATACATTTCTACGTGTATTGCAAGAAAACGGAAACAGGAAACATCGGAGACCCTGCACTCCTATAGACACGGTGTTTCACCtaatgtgataaaaaaattctaactggcggcATACTAGCTGGAGGATTATTAGAGTTTCGGCAGTTACCTtgtggaaacttttgccgccatttaggaaggctttagACAGTTTTTAAtccaagattttttttttcaatctaactttgaaaattgccaagcgaaccttacTTTTGTTTACGGAAATATGAAGTCATCCACGGATAACCTTAGACCCAGCAAAAAGAATGCACAGTATAGCGGCAGAAATAATCGGAAAAATTTGTAAATGTgatgctttagccccgcctgcttgattgtcccAAAAGCGCGCTTTTTTTCGACAataaagcaggcggggctaaagcagcaCTTCTACTAATTTTTGTTTTTCAACTGTTTCTGTCGGTATACAGTGCATTGGGTCTGCGGTTACACTctgaaaactgaacttcaccgcatatcacgctctTCGCCAACCATCGCCAAAAacgacagggttatcgcttctgattcgaggagagagggaggcgtatgcctttttgtatcaattatcatatattcaaattgacacaaaaaggcgtacgcccccctctctcttcgaatcagaagcgataactcgaTCATTCGTGGCTATGGTTggagcagagcgtgctatgcagtgaagttcagttcttagagtgtatccgtggaggacttcatatttctgtaaaaaaaacaagaggttggcttggcaattttcgaagttcgttcaaaaataaatttccctcaatgaAAAATTGTCTAGACCCTTCCAAGGGATTCCAGAAGGTACTTGCCGAAAGTCACACAATCCTCCGGGAAGTACGTCGCCAATTTGtgttttttatcactttaggtgaaacatcctgtatatgcaATAGAATTTGGAGCAGACTTAGACGTGAACTCCTAAGACAACACCGATACAAACAGCGTCGTCAACTATAAAGCCACCATCTCTGATTTCGCCGAGTCTACAGAACTCCAGATCACCAAAAGCAGGGTTTGCCGTGGAGGTCGGCCTCATCCTATTAACTGGAACTCCGGAACTTCGGTAGTCTTCTGTGTAATCATAACTTTTTTCAATGCTCTTCAGCCTGTCACTAGGATGTAGCAGAATGTAATAGTGAGGGTTCAAAAGTGGCCATTTTAATAGATCATTCGAGCTTTCACCGATACTGAGATACAGCCCTAGGTACATGCCATCACACTGATGTTGCAGCATCATGTTTAGCTTCGCAGAATACCCGCACAGCAGGAAAGCATCCGTAGAACGACAAGCCTCCTCCTTCGACTCACCTTCACGAATAAACATTTCGAAATCTCGAAAATGACACCATACCTCATTTGTTCCAAACTTCACAATATACTTTACTGCGTCTAGCTTATTATCCATTCGAAAGAAACGCTCGACGAATTCTTCAATTTTCTGCGTGCTGGAGTGCGAGGCTACTTGAAGCTCAGTACAGTTTCTCTGCAAGGACATGATACCTGCGGCTACGTGCGTCATATGCGCTGCTGTTCGGCCTTGTTGCTCTAGCACTTTATCTAACACCAGCTTTGCACCATCAATGCCAATAGTATGATTGTTAACCTGCGTGTCAATCGCGCACAGTCTCTGCATGACAGTTTCTAACGATTCATCGATCTTGGTCTCAATGTTGTTCTTGTCCGTACTCACTTGACTTCCCTCGACTGAAGAACTTGCAGTCTGGCATCGTTGTTCACTGCAATGACTGACAATATCACGACGTTGCACTGTAGCATGGCATCTGTTACACGACACGACATGGAATTCGCAGTCGTTCAAAAAGTGAGTCGTGATATCTTCTAAATTCCCAACAAAGTCGCACCCGTGGCCGGAATTGCAGCAGCGGAGTTTCTGTTTTTTAAGATGACTCGGTTTGAAGGTAAATTCTTGCACTTCTTCCTCTTGAATTGTCCCGCCGTCTAAGGGACACTGTCGGTTACCTTGCAGAACCGCTTGGTAGCACTGGTTACAGAGCGCGTGGGAACATTCCAGGATAAACGTCTCTTTGGGCACCACGTTGCATAAAGAACAGCACCGAGCGGGAAGAAGGTCCACAAACTCAACAGGACGCCAATCCATCGCATTCGAAAATCCACTTATGTGCTTTACATATGTCATGTTTTCTCCTGAAGCGCAAACACTCCGAATCAAGCCGTGCGTTTTACGACGTAGTATCGTGAGCTTTATGACGGGAAACACGGGAGCGCGTGGCAGATAGTCTCGTCCGCCGCCTTACGGCCGCTTCTTGCCGTCACTCCCGACACATTCTGTTGGCATGGAACGACGTTGATACGGATTGATAGGGGTTGCTTCACCTTCGCCGTGCGCCTGCGTATTCCTGTTGACTGTTTTCAAAGAGCGCCCGATTGCAGCAGGAAGCTGATACTTCTATACATGCTGAATGGATGTCTAGCGTCGTAGCGAAACGCAAACTGTTGGGACTGCAGGcaatgtaaagaaaaaaaaagtgaaggtCATGGTTATCAACCACGAAAGAAAAGGGTCGTGTTTGATACAACCCCTTTGCACGTACATCGTGCATGGCGGGGGCAGGCATCACAGAAAGCAGTAAAACTCTCGTCATTTGCTCCCATGTGTCGCCACAGAGCACCGCCACGCGTGCGAGTGGAGGTTATCTGCTACGCGCTCGTGTGGTCCCCTGGTCCCTTTCATAAAGCTCACGATAACAGTTCTATGTCGACGCTCCGAGGCGACAGCGTAAGCACCGTGACAAAGATATACATGAATCTGTCACAAGACCGATAACGTTATCTTCGACTTTGAGCTCGTGTCATTACTGAGCTGCTTGTATCCATCCTAGTTACGCAGCCCACTGCTGCCTCGATTACTCATGAGCCGTTCGACCACAGTTCGGAAGCGCTTGCGTGTGGGAGAATAAGCATTAGTGCGAACGACAGGGTTTTGGAAGGAAGAAGAGGGGAAAACGCACGTGAGGAAATTCGTTTTTCGTTCTTCAGCGTAGACGGTCAGGAAAATAAAGGTAGTTTTATTATGACGTACGACTCTGACATGGCGACCGAGCCCAACAGAGCCAAGACGACAACGATCCGAACGACGAGCACCCGCCAGAAGCACTTGTTTCTCAAACGGTAGGAACTAATGCGAATATCATCGACATGCTTACCCAGATTATGGCATCACTCACGGAGTTGCTCCAACGTCAGCAGCCAGCGTTTGTttaggatatttaatataaccaagtaaacttgtgcagtacaagttcaataCAGTTCCAATATAATGTAGCACAAACTAATTACACAAAATGCTTACACAAGAGAAGTCACACTCTAAGACAAGCTAAAACAAGTGTAATATTCCCAAAGAATCCCACAAAAGAGCGCCACTAAGGGAGCCAGTGACAATTCAAGGAGACACGGCCGCGGCGGACACTATAATGTACCGTGTCGACCATCTTCGGAGGAACTCTGTCTCTCCAAGTGTAACAAACTGGGTCTCCAAGAAAATGACTACCTGCTTGTGGAGCGACATGAGGAGAGGGTACTGAACGCGAAAGCGCCTGCTTTGAGCTACCGCTCTGCATCTGTTCTTCCACAAGACGTACCTTGCCACTGCAACGAGCAGAAGAACAAACCTGTCCCTGATCCGGTAGCGGAACGGGAAAACCCGGCAAACGAGAGTCCAAAACGTCCTTGCTACAACGCAGTCGTCTAACACGTGTGACACTGATTCAATGTTGGGACAATTCGGACAAAGGGAGGTATTGGTAACACCCCACCGATTTAAGCGATCACGCGTAGGTAGAACTCCCCAGGCCGCCTTCCACAAAATGTCACAGACTTCGCGTGGGAAATTGTCGGGCCGGATATCACCCCACGATAGACCCATGTTTCTCAAGTTATCCGATCGGGGTTCATCCAAGAGACATAGCAATTCGCAGATACGTGATGCAGGGACCGATCGAGGATCGACCGGAGGGTCCTGAGCCTGTATGTCGCAAAATCGCTCTGCGATACGTCGATAAAACAGGGACGGGGAAGTGGCTTCAGGGTACCTATTCCCTAGTCCGCGAGGAACTAATGCTCTGCGAAAGTGGCCCATCCAGTGCAATGCAAGCGCACGCGCTGAATGGTCAGTATCGTCAAGAACACGAAGGACAGCCCGAAGGGCAAGCAGTGTACAAAAAGTAGAAATGCACGGGAGGCTCCAGCCTCCCTGGGATCGCGGCTGTTGTAGGACCGCGCGTCTAACAAGATCTGTCCTTCCTCCCCAAAAGAAGGAGAATATTGTTACGAAGAGATAGAGGAAGGCGGGAGCACGAAATGCTCGCGACCCACCTCATTCATTAAACGGTATTCTTTCTTCAGACTCGGTTGTGCCTGCCCATTCCTTACAAATTGGTGGAGGTGCGCTCTCCCCATCTACAACTATAGTTCAAGCTGAAATTACGCAGTGGACTAACAATCTTCGCTACAATGCCTCCTCCATCTGAGCCAACCCCGCCGTCC
This DNA window, taken from Ornithodoros turicata isolate Travis unplaced genomic scaffold, ASM3712646v1 ctg00001359.1, whole genome shotgun sequence, encodes the following:
- the LOC135376899 gene encoding TNF receptor-associated factor 6-like, whose product is MTYVKHISGFSNAMDWRPVEFVDLLPARCCSLCNVVPKETFILECSHALCNQCYQAVLQGNRQCPLDGGTIQEEEVQEFTFKPSHLKKQKLRCCNSGHGCDFVGNLEDITTHFLNDCEFHVVSCNRCHATVQRRDIVSHCSEQRCQTASSSVEGSQVSTDKNNIETKIDESLETVMQRLCAIDTQVNNHTIGIDGAKLVLDKVLEQQGRTAAHMTHVAAGIMSLQRNCTELQVASHSSTQKIEEFVERFFRMDNKLDAVKYIVKFGTNEVWCHFRDFEMFIREGESKEEACRSTDAFLLCGYSAKLNMMLQHQCDGMYLGLYLSIGESSNDLLKWPLLNPHYYILLHPSDRLKSIEKSYDYTEDYRSSGVPVNRMRPTSTANPAFGDLEFCRLGEIRDGGFIVDDAVCIGVVLGVHV